A single window of Diachasmimorpha longicaudata isolate KC_UGA_2023 chromosome 12, iyDiaLong2, whole genome shotgun sequence DNA harbors:
- the LOC135167896 gene encoding pyruvate dehydrogenase phosphatase regulatory subunit, mitochondrial: MWRSVRLEKLSLPWGFIKSPRPLFAAKCRTITSTSDPPLPEDAQVVICGGGIMGAAVAYHLAVMGWGSRTIILESGRMGAGTTWHASGLVGAFKPSLAQVKLTQDSISLYKELEGKGLPIGWKQCGSLSLARTRDRMTAFRRMKAQSVSRDIECHLVTPKEAQELCPLIQVEDLVGGIWIPADGVADPYQTCLTLIKEAQRQGVQVFENCRITRVDTKDGKARGVETARGRVNCEHFVNCAGFWARNVGKLSAPHVKVPLHPVEHYYLHTKPVPGLDPMTPVIRDVDGYVYFRENSGRILAGGFEPMAKPAFEDGKIPENIAERVLPEDWDHFHVLLEQILHRVPALGDVQLERLCNCPEAFSPDCKWIVGEAPEIRNYYVAAGMKTIGVSAAGGVGRATAELIINGSTSLDMYEIDVSRFLGLHNNRKFLRDRVREVPSTHYALQYPHMEFKTGRNLRMSPIYSKLKEAGGVFGQVMGYERPSWFQRDENNMDPFDGQQTYKIAHTNTFGKPPWFDPVGKEYAACRETIGLSDYSSFTKLDLWSNGEEVVNLLQYLCSNDVDVPVGSIIHTGMQNHRGGYENDCSLARISHNHYMMIAPTIQQTRCKHWISRHLPADGSVTFSDVTSAYTAICIMGPATRSLLTELTDDDLSPKSFPFFTFKELDVGLANGVRTMNLTHTGELGYVLYIPNEFALHIYSRLVEAGAKYGIKHAGYYATRGLRVEKFYAFWGQDLDTFTTPLECGRSWRVKFDKDIDFIGRDALIRQREEGVTRKYVQLLLNDHDPDFDTWCWGGEPIYRNGKYCGMTTTTGYGYTFRTQVCLGFVQNLDDRGRTQEVTNEYVLSGDYEVDVAGIKYHAKCNLHSPNLPTKFPDTERDSYHATRDNLNA; encoded by the exons ATGTGGAGGTCTGTTCGCCTGGAGAAGCTTTCCCTCCCCTGGGGATTCATCAAATCCCCTCGTCCCCTATTCGCCGCCAAATGCAGAACCATTACATCAACAAGTGATCCTCCACTTCCTGAAGATGCTCAAGTGGTGATCTGTGGGGGTGGAATCATGGGGGCAGCTGTAGCTTATCACCTGGCTGTGATGGGATGGGGTTCACGGACGATCATACTGGAGAGTGGACGAATGGGTGCGGGTACCACTTGGCATGCATCTGGTCTCGTTGGGGCATTCAAACCGAGTCTGGCACAAGTTAAATTAACTCAGGACAGTATTTCTCTTTATAAGGAGCTCGAGGGCAAGGGTCTCCCCATTGGCTGGAAGCAGTGTGGAAGCCTGTCCTTGGCTAGGACGAGGGACAGGATGACGGCGTTCAGGAGGATGAAGGCCCAGTCTGT CTCCAGAGACATAGAATGTCACCTAGTAACTCCCAAAGAGGCTCAGGAATTGTGTCCCCTAATTCAAGTGGAGGATCTTGTCGGTGGAATTTGGATTCCCGCCGATGGAGTCGCAGACCCCTACCAAACCTGCTTGACATTGATCAAGGAAGCGCAGAGACAAGGGGTCCAGGTATTCGAAAATTGTCGCATCACCAGAGTTGACACCAAAGATGGAAAAGCTCGGGGGGTGGAAACGGCCAGAGGAAGAGTAAATTGCGAACATTTCGTCAACTGTGCAGGATTTTGGGCTAGGAACGTTGGAAAATTGAGTGCACCTCATGTCAAAGTACCCCTCCACCCAGTGGAACATTATTACCTCCACACCAAGCCTGTTCCTGGCCTGGATCCAATGACTCCTGTAATTCGTGACGTGGACGGTTATGTGTACTTCCGTGAGAACAGCGGGAGGATTCTAGCTGGAGGTTTTGAGCCAATGGCCAAACCCGCCTTCGAGGACGGAAAAATACCCGAGAACATTGCGGAGAGAGTCCTGCCGGAGGACTGGGACCACTTCCATGTGCTGTTGGAGCAGATTCTCCATAGGGTACCAGCCCTAGGGGACGTCCAGCTAGAGAGGCTGTGCAATTGCCCCGAGGCCTTTTCCCCTGATTGCAAGTGGATCGTTGGAGAGGCACCCGAAATCCGGAATTATTACGTCGCCGCTGGAATGAAGACGATAGGAGTATCAGCAGCAGGTGGTGTGGGCCGTGCAACAGCTGAGCTCATAATAAATGGCTCAACGTCCCTGGACATGTACGAGATAGACGTGTCCCGCTTCCTGGGCCTTCACAACAATCGAAAGTTCCTCAGGGATCGAGTGAGAGAGGTTCCTAGCACTCACTACGCCCTGCAGTACCCACACATGGAGTTCAAGACCGGGAGGAATCTCAGGATGTCACCGATCTACTCGAAGCTCAAGGAGGCTGGAGGTGTCTTTGGTCAGGTGATGGGATACGAGAGGCCCTCCTGGTTCCAACGAGACGAGAACAACATGGACCCATTTGATGGCCAACAGACCTACAAAATAGCCCACACCAACACCTTCGGCAAGCCCCCCTGGTTCGACCCAGTGGGCAAGGAGTACGCAGCCTGCAGAGAAACCATAGGCCTCAGCGACTACTCCTCCTTCACGAAGCTAGACCTGTGGTCCAACGGAGAGGAAGTGGTGAATCTTCTTCAGTACCTCTGCTCTAACGACGTTGACGTACCAGTGGGGAGTATCATTCACActggtatgcaaaatcatcGTGGAGGCTACGAGAACGACTGCAGTTTGGCCAGGATATCCCACAATCACTACATGATGATTGCTCCAACGATCCAGCAGACTCGTTGCAAGCACTGGATCAGTCGTCATCTTCCAGCCGACGGGTCAGTGACCTTTTCAGACGTCACGTCAGCGTACACTGCCATCTGCATCATGGGCCCGGCAACAAGGTCACTCCTCACTGAACTCACTGACGACGACCTCAGCCCCAAGAGCTTTCCCTTCTTCACGTTCAAGGAGCTTGACGTGGGGCTAGCGAACGGCGTCAGGACGATGAACCTGACGCATACTGGGGAGTTGGGATACGTTCTTTATATTCCAAACGAGTTCGCTCTCCACATTTACTCCAGACTGGTCGAAGCAGGTGCCAAATACGGAATAAAGCATGCGGGTTATTACGCAACACGAGGCCTGAGAGTTGAGAAATTCTACGCCTTCTGGGGCCAGGATCTGGACACCTTCACGACACCCCTGGAGTGTGGAAGATCCTGGCGTGTTAAATTCGATAAAGACATTGATTTCATCGGTCGTGATGCACTGATCAGGCAGCGAGAGGAGGGTGTCACTCGGAAGTATGTGCAGCTACTCCTCAATGACCACGACCCTGACTTTGACACCTGGTGCTGGGGGGGCGAGCCCATCTACAGGAACGGCAAGTACTGCGGCATGACCACTACCACCGGCTATGGCTACACCTTCAGAACGCAAGTTTGTCTGGGATTTGTTCAGAATCTGGACGACAGAGGAAGAACCCAGGAGGTGACGAATGAGTATGTACTCTCTGGGGATTATGAGGTTGACGTGGCTGGGATCAAGTACCATGCTAAGTGCAATCTTCACAGTCCAAATTTACCGACCAAATTCCCAGATACCGAACGAGACTCTTATCACGCAACGAGGGATAACTTGAATGCTTGA